From a single Girardinichthys multiradiatus isolate DD_20200921_A chromosome 17, DD_fGirMul_XY1, whole genome shotgun sequence genomic region:
- the drd4-rs gene encoding dopamine receptor D4 related sequence: protein MKNVTPSSPPSLTYLMDYNYLALVLGIVLILVIILGNILVCLSVLTERSLKTATNYFIISLAVADLLLAVLVLPLYVYSEFLGGIWTLSTSICDALMTMDVMLCTASILNLCAISVDRYIAVVVPLKYNRNQFSVRQLALITATWVLSLGVASPVIFGLNQVPNRDPTVCKLEDDRFVVYSSVCSFFVPCPVMLFLYYWMFRGLQRWSSRSRSQAHRVGHRGFSLHLGSTLRRAKDTTPGSQNKVVFTASPISPTSPSKFSMATPCATPLGEENQDRTVMAADSDPMTPQMDSASEGEPTGGRERGSRLENSLKSSVTKRGRRTSKTSRVSGRERKAMKVLPVVVGVFLACWTPFFTVHVTKVLCRSCDIGPTLISVVTWLGYVNSAVNPIIYTVFNAEFRNVFHKLLCCQT from the exons ATGAAAAATGTGACACCTAGCAGTCCCCCCAGTCTGACTTACCTGATGGACTACAACTACCTAGCCCTGGTTCTTGGCATCGTGTTGATCCTCGTCATCATCCTGGGAAACATCCTAGTGTGTCTGAGCGTGCTCACTGAGCGCTCACTGAAGACCGCCACCAATTACTTCATCATCAGCCTGGCGGTGGCCGACCTGCTGCTGGCTGTGCTTGTGCTGCCGCTCTACGTCTACTCTGAG TTCCTTGGAGGAATCTGGACTCTGAGCACCTCCATCTGTGACGCTCTGATGACCATGGATGTAATGCTCTGCACCGCCTCAATCCTGAACCTCTGTGCCATCAGCGTGGACCG GTACATCGCTGTGGTGGTGCCCCTAAAATACAACCGGAACCAGTTTAGTGTTCGCCAACTAGCTCTCATCACTGCAACCTGGGTCCTGTCTCTGGGCGTAGCGAGTCCAGTCATCTTTGGTCTGAACCAGGTGCCGAATCGGGATCCAACGGTGTGCAAGCTGGAGGATGATCGCTTTGTGGTGTACTCGTCAGTCTGCTCCTTTTTCGTGCCATGTCCAGTCATGCTGTTCCTCTATTACTGGATGTTCCGTGGCCTGCAGCGCTGGAGCAGTCGGAGCCGGTCTCAGGCTCATCGGGTTGGTCACAGAGGTTTCTCTTTGCATCTCGGCTCAACTCTGCGTAGAGCTAAAGATACAACCCCTGGCAGCCAAAACAAGGTTGTTTTTACAGCGTCTCCCATAAGCCCAACCTCTCCATCTAAGTTCTCAATGGCAACACCTTGTGCCACCCCGCTTGGAGAGGAAAACCAGGATAGGACAGTGATGGCTGCTGATAGCGACCCAATGACCCCTCAGATGGACAGCGCGTCGGAGGGCGAGCCCACAGGGGGCAGGGAGCGAGGCAGCCGCTTAGAGAACAGTCTGAAAAGCAGCGTCACAAAGAGAGGACGGAGGACCAGCAAGACCAGTAGGGTCAGTGGGAGGGAGCGCAAGGCCATGAAAGTCCTACCGGTCGTTGTTG GTGTGTTTCTGGCCTGCTGGACGCCGTTCTTCACCGTCCACGTCACCAAGGTGTTATGCCGCTCCTGTGACATCGGCCCCACTCTCATTTCTGTGGTCACATGGCTCGGCTACGTTAACAGCGCCGTTAACCCAATCATCTACACAGTCTTTAACGCAGAGTTCAGGAACGTCTTTCACAAGCTGCTCTGCTGCCAGACGTGA